A single Brassica rapa cultivar Chiifu-401-42 chromosome A04, CAAS_Brap_v3.01, whole genome shotgun sequence DNA region contains:
- the LOC103865927 gene encoding uncharacterized protein LOC103865927 isoform X1, whose translation MAKPENDDVSPEKQTWGTWEELLLACAVHRHGTESWPSVSAEIQKRTRNLSSLTASACRHKYSDLKRRFTQEMTSPESEISSVPWLEKLRRIRVDELRREVERYDLSISSLRSKVKRLEEETSSHLDKKELRRESDRDGGELVPISPDPVDISSEMAGAVDGGGEAKLTEDDSCRGSCEKESGVNSERRIRLTESMAESEGGVNRGEEEGKETSDVQSSASLPRKGTSEVDNEDRSQPSISFVEMLLSHPCGYLFSRRLETQLQETPEYGKIIRQHVDFEMIRKLDEEGLYKSSMTKLFRDLLLLINNAKVFYHKGSSEFNSAEQLHQLVKKQMATTLQRELPPPKEKSLELVSFKEAVAVTSKPRISLPIVACGKRSSLASKPLLMISPSGGDKKGKKTDQVVDDEKLVLLKDEETSGKDDESLVLRKMVRGKTSTAKKVVTRNVKNSGSSLNEVKTTDEEKKGNQSGSSKRKSVANFLKRMKGGGSSSDTVVETLMPSSEQKKNNIRKADAKKRATGENKTNEKASPVKKKNNGRALKGEAAPSSSSPVVAKRSRESGEKKEASSSSPSSTRSKKRARR comes from the exons ATGGCTAAGCCCGAAAACGACGACGTCTCTCCCGAGAAACAAACATGGGGAACATGGGAAGAGCTTCTCCTCGCCTGCGCCGTGCACCGCCACGGCACCGAATCGTGGCCCTCCGTATCCGCCGAAATCCAGAAACGGACTCGCAACCTCTCCTCCCTCACCGCCTCCGCTTGCCGCCACAAGTACTCCGACCTCAAACGACGGTTCACTCAAGAAATGACTTCACCGGAATCAGAGATCTCATCCGTCCCTTGGCTGGAGAAGCTGAGGAGGATCCGAGTAGACGAGCTCCGTCGCGAAGTCGAGCGATACGATCTATCCATCTC GTCGTTGCGATCGAAGGTGAAGAGATTAGAAGAAGAGACGAGCTCGCATCTAGATAAGAAAGAGCTCCGCCGCGAATCGGATCGAGACGGCGGCGAACTGGTCCCGATTTCGCCGGATCCGGTAGATATTAGCTCGGAGATGGCCGGAGCCGTCGACGGAGGAGGAGAAGCGAAGCTGACCGAAGATGATTCGTGTAGAGGGAGCTGCGAGAAGGAATCGGGAGTTAACTCGGAGCGAAGGATCAGGTTAACTGAGTCGATGGCCGAGTCGGAGGGAGGAGTGAATCGTGGAGAGGAGGAGGGGAAGGAGACGAGCGATGTGCAGAGCTCGGCGAGCTTGCCGAGGAAGGGAACGTCGGAAGTGGATAATGAGGATCGATCTCAGCCGTCGATTAGTTTCGTCGAGATGCTTTTGTCGCACCCGTGTGGCTACCTCTTTTCGCGCCGACTCGAAACCCAG TTACAGGAAACACCAGAGTACGGTAAGATTATCAGACAGCATGTAGATTTTGAGATGATTAGGAAACTTGACGAAGAAGGATTGTACAAAAGTTCGATGACCAAATTGTTCCGTGATTTGCTTCTACTTATCAACAACGCCAAAGTTTTTTATCACAAGGGCTCTTCTGAGTTCAACTCTGCAGAGCAGCTTCACCAACTCGTCAAGAAACAGATGGCTACTACTCTACAGAGAGAGTTACCACCACCGAAAGAGAAGTCCTTGGAGTTAGTTTCGTTTAAAGAGGCTGTTGCAGTCACTTCAAAGCCGAGAATCTCTCTCCCTATTGTAGCTTGTGGGAAACGAAGCTCCTTGGCTTCTAAACCTTTGCTTATGATATCACCCTCTGGAGGTGACAAGAAAGGGAAGAAGACAGATCAAGTGGTTGATGATGAGAAGCTTGTTTTATTGAAGGATGAAGAAACCTCTGGGAAAGATGACGAGTCTCTGGTTTTGAGGAAGATGGTGAGAGGAAAAACCTCTACGGCTAAAAAAGTAGTAACCAGGAACGTCAAGAACAGTGGTTCCAGCTTGAATGAGGTTAAGACAACTGATGAAGAGAAGAAGGGTAACCAAAGTGGTAGCTCGAAAAGGAAAAGCGTTGCGAATTTTCTCAAGAGAATGAAAGGTGGTGGTTCTTCGTCTGATACAGTGGTCGAGACATTGATGCCAAGCTCTGAACAGAAGAAGAACAACATCCGCAAAGCTGATGCTAAGAAACGAGCAACAGGGGAGaacaaaacaaatgaaaaagcAAGTCCtgtgaagaagaaaaacaatggTCGAGCCCTCAAAGGAGAGGCtgctccatcttcttcttcacctgTTGTTGCTAAGCGAAGTAGGGAATCTGGTGAGAAGAaggaagcttcttcttcttctccttcttctacACGGTCGAAGAAACGTGCAAGGAGGTAA
- the LOC103865927 gene encoding uncharacterized protein LOC103865927 isoform X2, producing MAKPENDDVSPEKQTWGTWEELLLACAVHRHGTESWPSVSAEIQKRTRNLSSLTASACRHKYSDLKRRFTQEMTSPESEISSVPWLEKLRRIRVDELRREVERYDLSISSLRSKVKRLEEETSSHLDKKELRRESDRDGGELVPISPDPVDISSEMAGAVDGGGEAKLTEDDSCRGSCEKESGVNSERRIRLTESMAESEGGVNRGEEEGKETSDVQSSASLPRKGTSEVDNEDRSQPSISFVEMLLSHPCGYLFSRRLETQETPEYGKIIRQHVDFEMIRKLDEEGLYKSSMTKLFRDLLLLINNAKVFYHKGSSEFNSAEQLHQLVKKQMATTLQRELPPPKEKSLELVSFKEAVAVTSKPRISLPIVACGKRSSLASKPLLMISPSGGDKKGKKTDQVVDDEKLVLLKDEETSGKDDESLVLRKMVRGKTSTAKKVVTRNVKNSGSSLNEVKTTDEEKKGNQSGSSKRKSVANFLKRMKGGGSSSDTVVETLMPSSEQKKNNIRKADAKKRATGENKTNEKASPVKKKNNGRALKGEAAPSSSSPVVAKRSRESGEKKEASSSSPSSTRSKKRARR from the exons ATGGCTAAGCCCGAAAACGACGACGTCTCTCCCGAGAAACAAACATGGGGAACATGGGAAGAGCTTCTCCTCGCCTGCGCCGTGCACCGCCACGGCACCGAATCGTGGCCCTCCGTATCCGCCGAAATCCAGAAACGGACTCGCAACCTCTCCTCCCTCACCGCCTCCGCTTGCCGCCACAAGTACTCCGACCTCAAACGACGGTTCACTCAAGAAATGACTTCACCGGAATCAGAGATCTCATCCGTCCCTTGGCTGGAGAAGCTGAGGAGGATCCGAGTAGACGAGCTCCGTCGCGAAGTCGAGCGATACGATCTATCCATCTC GTCGTTGCGATCGAAGGTGAAGAGATTAGAAGAAGAGACGAGCTCGCATCTAGATAAGAAAGAGCTCCGCCGCGAATCGGATCGAGACGGCGGCGAACTGGTCCCGATTTCGCCGGATCCGGTAGATATTAGCTCGGAGATGGCCGGAGCCGTCGACGGAGGAGGAGAAGCGAAGCTGACCGAAGATGATTCGTGTAGAGGGAGCTGCGAGAAGGAATCGGGAGTTAACTCGGAGCGAAGGATCAGGTTAACTGAGTCGATGGCCGAGTCGGAGGGAGGAGTGAATCGTGGAGAGGAGGAGGGGAAGGAGACGAGCGATGTGCAGAGCTCGGCGAGCTTGCCGAGGAAGGGAACGTCGGAAGTGGATAATGAGGATCGATCTCAGCCGTCGATTAGTTTCGTCGAGATGCTTTTGTCGCACCCGTGTGGCTACCTCTTTTCGCGCCGACTCGAAACCCAG GAAACACCAGAGTACGGTAAGATTATCAGACAGCATGTAGATTTTGAGATGATTAGGAAACTTGACGAAGAAGGATTGTACAAAAGTTCGATGACCAAATTGTTCCGTGATTTGCTTCTACTTATCAACAACGCCAAAGTTTTTTATCACAAGGGCTCTTCTGAGTTCAACTCTGCAGAGCAGCTTCACCAACTCGTCAAGAAACAGATGGCTACTACTCTACAGAGAGAGTTACCACCACCGAAAGAGAAGTCCTTGGAGTTAGTTTCGTTTAAAGAGGCTGTTGCAGTCACTTCAAAGCCGAGAATCTCTCTCCCTATTGTAGCTTGTGGGAAACGAAGCTCCTTGGCTTCTAAACCTTTGCTTATGATATCACCCTCTGGAGGTGACAAGAAAGGGAAGAAGACAGATCAAGTGGTTGATGATGAGAAGCTTGTTTTATTGAAGGATGAAGAAACCTCTGGGAAAGATGACGAGTCTCTGGTTTTGAGGAAGATGGTGAGAGGAAAAACCTCTACGGCTAAAAAAGTAGTAACCAGGAACGTCAAGAACAGTGGTTCCAGCTTGAATGAGGTTAAGACAACTGATGAAGAGAAGAAGGGTAACCAAAGTGGTAGCTCGAAAAGGAAAAGCGTTGCGAATTTTCTCAAGAGAATGAAAGGTGGTGGTTCTTCGTCTGATACAGTGGTCGAGACATTGATGCCAAGCTCTGAACAGAAGAAGAACAACATCCGCAAAGCTGATGCTAAGAAACGAGCAACAGGGGAGaacaaaacaaatgaaaaagcAAGTCCtgtgaagaagaaaaacaatggTCGAGCCCTCAAAGGAGAGGCtgctccatcttcttcttcacctgTTGTTGCTAAGCGAAGTAGGGAATCTGGTGAGAAGAaggaagcttcttcttcttctccttcttctacACGGTCGAAGAAACGTGCAAGGAGGTAA
- the LOC103865928 gene encoding protein pxr1, with the protein MRRGRGKGRKQSASAREGRGSGEEEKIPAYRRRGRPHKPMRDDFEEEEEEEEEEMVEKLEQEEDIDDTNESSVTSKKQENERKRKISNGDNADLKEEETELELGSKSSMDGSTKSISTGFRQNGSRRKSKPRRAAEAVVECNGV; encoded by the coding sequence ATGAGAAGAGGTAGAGGGAAAGGGAGGAAGCAGAGTGCGTCTGCTCGGGAAGGCCGTGGAAGCGGTGAAGAAGAGAAGATCCCTGCTTACAGGAGAAGAGGAAGGCCACATAAGCCGATGAGAGATGATtttgaagaggaggaggaggaggaagaagaagagatggtaGAGAAGCTGgaacaagaagaagatattGATGATACAAATGAAAGCTCAGTAACGAGCAAAAAACAAGAGAacgagaggaagaggaagatatCTAATGGAGACAATGCGGatttaaaagaagaagagaccGAGTTAGAGTTAGGATCCAAATCAAGCATGGATGGTTCCACGAAATCGATATCTACTGGGTTTAGACAGAATGGAAGCAGGAGGaaaagcaagccgagaagagctGCTGAAGCTGTTGTGGAATGTAATGGAGTTTGA
- the LOC103865930 gene encoding squamosa promoter-binding-like protein 9 — MNMGSNSGQGLGPGQAESGGSSNESSSFSGGLMFGQRIYFEDGGGGSSSSGGSNRRVRGGGSGQSSQIPRCQVEGCGVDLTNAKGYYLRHRVCGMHSKTPRVIVAGIEQRFCQQCSRFHQLQEFDLEKRSCRRRLAGHNERRRKPQPASLSVLSSRYGRIAPSLYGNAETTMNGSFLGSQDMSWTSSRTLDTRVMRRPVATPSWQINPMDVFSQGSVSGGGGISFSSPEIMDTKPESYKGIGGDSNCALSLLSNPHQPADNNNTWRTSSGFGPMTVTMAQPPPAPSQHQYLNPPWVFKDDDNNCPNDMSPVLNLARFTETDTTMGEFELSDHHHPQHQNRRQYMEDENTRAYDSSSHHNNWSL; from the exons atgaatatggGTTCCAACTCGGGTCAGGGTCTTGGTCCGGGTCAGGCAGAGTCCGGTGGTTCATCGAATGAGTCATCCTCTTTCAGCGGAGGGCTCATGTTTGGGCAGAGGATCTACTTCGAGGACGGTGGAGGTGGGTCTTCTTCCTCCGGCGGGTCAAACAGAAGGGTTCGTGGAGGCGGGTCGGGTCAATCAAGCCAGATACCAAGGTGCCAAGTGGAAGGTTGTGGAGTGGATCTAACCAATGCAAAGGGTTACTACTTGAGGCACAGAGTTTGTGGAATGCACTCTAAAACACCTAGAGTCATTGTTGCTGGTATCGAACAGAGGTTTTGTCAACAGTGCAGCAG GTTTCATCAGCTTCAAGAATTTGACCTAGAGAAAAGGAGTTGCCGTAGGAGACTCGCTGGTCATAATGAGCGACGGAGGAAGCCACAGCCTGCGTCTCTCTCGGTGTTGTCTTCTCGTTATGGGAGGATAGCACCTTCCCTTTACG GAAATGCTGAAACTACAATGAATGGGAGCTTTCTTGGTTCCCAAGATATGAGTTGGACGAGTTCAAGAACGTTGGATACAAGAGTAATGAGACGGCCAGTGGCAACACCATCATGGCAGATCAATCCAATGGATGTGTTTAGTCAAGGATCAGTAAGTGGAGGAGGAGGGATAAGCTTCTCATCTCCAGAGATTATGGACACTAAACCAGAGAGCTACAAGGGTATTGGCGGTGACTCAAACTGTGCTCTCTCTCTTCTGTCAAATCCACATCAGCCAGcagacaacaacaacacatgGAGAACTTCTTCAGGTTTTGGTCCTATGACGGTTACAATGGCTCAGCCACCACCTGCACCTAGCCAGCATCAGTATCTGAACCCGCCTTGGGTGTTCAAGGACGATGATAATAACTGTCCGAATGATATGTCTCCTGTTTTGAACTTGGCCCGGTTCACTGAGACAGATACGACAATGGGTGAGTTCGAGTTATctgatcatcatcatcctcaacaTCAAAATAGGAGGCAGTACATGGAAGATGAGAACACAAGGGCTTATGACTCTTCTTCACACCA